The proteins below come from a single Eucalyptus grandis isolate ANBG69807.140 chromosome 3, ASM1654582v1, whole genome shotgun sequence genomic window:
- the LOC120292113 gene encoding uncharacterized protein LOC120292113 yields MAPFEALYGRAGRTPVCWDEVGERKITGSELVQQSTDAVKVIRDKLKTAQSRQKSYADKWCRPLEFQVGEHMFLKVSPMRGTSRFGNKGKLSPRYVSPFEILEQIESLAYHFALPPRLAQVYDVFHVSMLRKYKPNPTHMLNFEKIDMDERVSYVEKPVWIVDQNKQMLHNKTIPLVKVV; encoded by the coding sequence ATGGCAccatttgaagcattgtatggcagagcCGGTAGAACTCCTGTTTGCtgggatgaagttggagaaCGTAAAATTACAGGTTCTGAGTTAGTTCAGCAGTCAACCGACGCTGTCAAAGTCATTCGAGATAAACTTAAGACCGCCCAAAGTcgtcagaaaagttatgcagataagtgGTGTAGGCCATTAGAGTTCCAAGTAGGTGAGCACATGTTCCtcaaagtgtcaccaatgaggggtacttcgcgcTTTGGCAATAAGGGAAAGCTAAGCCCAAGATACGTCAGTCCCTTTGAAATTTTGGAGCAAATTGAGAGTTTGGCGTATCATtttgcgttgccgccaagactTGCTCAAGTGTATGATGTTTTCCATGTGtcaatgttgaggaagtacaAACCTAATCCAACCCACATGCTGAATTTCGAGAAAATAGACATGGACGAGAGAGTGTCATACGTGGAGAAACCGGTTTGGATAGTggatcaaaataaacaaatgctACACAACAAGACAATCCCCTTGGTTAAAGTGGTTTGA
- the LOC104435134 gene encoding disease resistance protein RPV1-like, with the protein MAAKQLKVLNLSYSRELRYTPNLSAFTKLEILILSNCYKLKQVDPSIGKLKSLISLDLCRCRNMRKLPEEVGELQELKELLLISIGIRKIPMSIYSLRKLEKLAIRSCRSLVEIPLAIGNLSSLQYLDLNLCSSLRKIPHSIENLSSLKRLELGGCTSLTEIPSSMGNLSSLELLDLASYKLSKIPSSIGDLSSLKQLDLESCELLIEIPSSIGDLSSLKQLQLGFCSSLREIPSSIGNLSSLEQLYLGGCMSLTKIPNSIGNLYSLEQLHLGSCVSLTEIPNSIGNLFSLKKLNLESCDLLIEIPSSIGNLYSLEKLDLGFCVSLIEIPSSIGNLSSLQQLDLGGCVSLTKIPSSIGNLSSLEQLDLWNCESLTKIPSSIGNLSSLKQLNLKRCELLIEIPSSIGDLLSNNFS; encoded by the exons ATG GCAGCAAAGCAGCTAAAAGTTCTCAACCTTTCATATAGTCGGGAGTTAAGATATACTCCTAATCTCTCAGCTTTCACGAAGTTGGAGATTCTCATCTTATCCAACTGTTACAAATTGAAGCAAGTCGACCCTTCTATTGGCAAACTCAAGAGCCTCATTTCCTTGGACTTGTGTAGATGTCGTAATATGAGAAAGCTACCAGAGGAAGTGGGGGAATTGCAAGAACTAAAAGAACTCCTTTTAATTTCTATTGGCATTAGAAAGATTCCCATGTCAATCTATTCTCTGAGGAAGCTAGAGAAACTGGCTATCAGATCTTGTCGTTCATTGGTTGAAATCCCTCTCGCAATTGGGAATCTTTCGTCTCTCCAATACCTTGACCTCAATTTATGTTCATCATTAAGGAAAATCCCTCATTCGATTgagaatctttcttctctcaaacgACTTGAACTAGGTGGTTGCACGTCATTAacagaaatccctagctcaatggggaatctttcttctttggAACTACTTGATCTAGCAAGTTACAAGTTATCgaaaatccctagctcaattggggatctttcttctctcaaacaacTTGATCTAGAGAGTTGCGAGTTATTGAtagaaatccctagctcaattggggatctttcttctctcaaacaacTTCAACTAGGGTTTTGCTCCTCATTGAgagaaatccctagctcaattgggaatctttcttctctcgaacAACTTTATCTAGGGGGTTGCATGTCATTGACAAAAATCCCTAactcaattgggaatctttaTTCTCTCGAACAACTTCATCTAGGGAGTTGTGTGTCATTGACAGAAATCCCTAactcaattgggaatcttttttctctcaaaaaactTAATCTAGAGAGTTGTGACTTATTGATAGAAATCCCTAGTTCAATTGGGAATCTTTATTCTCTCGAAAAACTTGATCTAGGGTTTTGTGTGTCCTTGAtagaaatccctagctcaattgggaatctttcttctctccaacaACTTGATTTAGGGGGTTGCGTGTCATTGACAAAAATCCCTAGttcaattgggaatctttcttctctcgaacAACTTGATCTATGGAATTGTGAGTCATTGACaaaaatccctagctcaattgggaatctttcttctctcaaacaacTTAATTTAAAGAGGTGCGAGTTATTAAtagaaatccctagctcaattggggaTCTTCTCTCAAACAACTTTAGCTAG